The following coding sequences lie in one Mycobacterium sp. DL440 genomic window:
- a CDS encoding FAD-binding oxidoreductase: MTEPRESPRGVSRQTFLRGAVGALAAGAVFGSSRASAEPAGWGDLSAAINGKVVLPDTGGQFASAKSVFNTNFNGLAPAAVVTPASAADVQRAMAFAAAHNLKVAPRGGGHSYVGASTANGTMVLDLRQLPGGINYDAATGQVTVTPATGLYAIHQALAAAGRGIPTGTCPTVGAAGHALGGGLGAQSRHAGLMSDQLVSATVVLPGGAGVTASANEHPDLYWALRGGGGGNFGVTTALTFATFPIGDVDVVGLHYPLESFAQVLLGWQNWLRTADRNSWALADTITDPQGAHCRILATCPAGSGNSVGAAVVKAVGLQPTNTENRTFNYLDLVKFLAADNLNPSPLGYVGGSDVFPTITPAAAQGIAAAFNAFPAGAGRPIVIMHALDGALATVGPGDTAFPWRRQSALVQWYVETSGSPAPAANWLNTAHQAVAQYSAGGYVNYLEANQPASRYFGANLSRLTATRQKYDPGRVMFSGLNF, translated from the coding sequence ATGACGGAACCGCGGGAGTCGCCGCGCGGGGTCTCGCGTCAAACGTTCCTGCGCGGCGCCGTCGGGGCGTTGGCCGCCGGAGCAGTGTTCGGGTCGAGCCGGGCCAGTGCTGAACCGGCCGGCTGGGGCGACCTCTCGGCCGCCATCAATGGGAAAGTGGTACTCCCGGACACCGGTGGGCAATTCGCCTCGGCCAAAAGTGTTTTCAACACCAACTTCAACGGCCTGGCGCCCGCGGCCGTGGTCACCCCGGCATCGGCAGCGGACGTGCAGCGGGCGATGGCCTTCGCTGCGGCACACAACCTCAAGGTCGCTCCACGGGGCGGCGGGCACTCCTATGTGGGCGCGTCGACAGCGAACGGGACGATGGTCCTGGACCTGCGCCAACTGCCCGGAGGCATCAACTACGACGCGGCGACGGGCCAAGTCACGGTGACGCCCGCGACCGGTCTGTACGCGATCCACCAGGCGCTGGCCGCAGCCGGGCGGGGCATCCCGACGGGCACCTGCCCCACGGTCGGCGCAGCCGGACACGCCCTGGGCGGTGGGCTGGGCGCCCAGTCGCGGCATGCGGGTCTGATGTCCGATCAGTTGGTGTCGGCGACGGTGGTGCTGCCCGGCGGTGCTGGGGTCACGGCGTCGGCCAACGAGCATCCGGACCTGTACTGGGCGCTACGTGGTGGCGGTGGCGGCAATTTCGGGGTGACGACCGCGCTGACCTTCGCCACCTTCCCGATCGGCGACGTGGATGTCGTCGGCCTGCATTACCCGCTGGAGTCGTTCGCGCAGGTTCTCCTCGGGTGGCAGAACTGGCTGCGTACCGCCGACCGCAACAGCTGGGCACTGGCCGACACCATCACCGATCCGCAAGGCGCACACTGTCGCATCCTGGCGACCTGCCCGGCGGGGTCAGGCAACAGCGTGGGAGCCGCCGTGGTCAAAGCGGTGGGGCTGCAGCCGACCAACACGGAGAACCGCACGTTCAATTACCTGGACCTGGTGAAGTTTCTGGCCGCCGACAATCTCAATCCGTCGCCGCTCGGCTATGTCGGCGGGTCCGATGTCTTCCCGACGATCACCCCGGCCGCGGCTCAGGGAATCGCTGCGGCGTTCAACGCGTTCCCTGCCGGAGCCGGCCGCCCGATCGTGATCATGCATGCGCTCGACGGCGCGCTGGCCACCGTGGGGCCGGGAGACACCGCCTTTCCGTGGCGGCGGCAGTCCGCACTGGTGCAGTGGTACGTGGAAACCTCCGGTTCGCCTGCGCCGGCGGCGAACTGGCTCAACACCGCTCACCAGGCAGTGGCACAGTATTCGGCCGGTGGCTATGTGAATTACCTCGAGGCGAACCAACCGGCATCGCGGTATTTCGGTGCCAACCTCTCCCGCCTGACTGCCACCCGGCAGAAGTATGACCCGGGCCGGGTCATGTTCTCGGGCTTGAACTTCTGA
- a CDS encoding zinc-dependent alcohol dehydrogenase family protein, translated as MRATVMYGAGDVRVENVPDPILKEPTDAIVRVTRACICGSDLWPYQSMPHKDGGRRMGHEFIGIVEDVGADVSGFRRGDLVVAPFVWADNTCDFCQEGLQTSCRHGGGWGAPGVDAGQGEAVRVPQAQGTLVKLPVAEDSALMPSLLTLSDVFCTGHHGVVTAGVGPGSSVTVIGDGAVGLCAVLAAKRLGAEQIILNGRHTVRTDLGREFGATDVVAERGDEAVQKIRELTGGDGTHAVIECVGTEPSLATALDAVRAGGRVSRLGVSQYTEVPMGFGTFFRNVTLTGGVAPARAYIEELMPDVLDGTIEPGRVFDRTIGLDDTPDGYRAMADREALKVLIEP; from the coding sequence ATGCGAGCAACCGTGATGTATGGGGCCGGCGACGTACGGGTCGAGAATGTTCCCGACCCGATCTTGAAGGAACCGACCGACGCCATAGTGCGCGTCACCCGCGCGTGCATCTGCGGCAGTGACCTGTGGCCGTACCAGTCCATGCCGCACAAGGACGGCGGCCGACGGATGGGGCACGAGTTCATCGGAATCGTCGAGGACGTCGGCGCTGACGTGTCCGGATTTCGTCGTGGCGATCTGGTGGTGGCGCCCTTCGTGTGGGCGGACAACACGTGTGACTTCTGCCAGGAGGGATTGCAGACCTCGTGCCGTCACGGCGGTGGTTGGGGCGCGCCCGGCGTCGATGCCGGCCAGGGCGAGGCCGTGCGCGTTCCGCAAGCGCAGGGGACGCTGGTGAAACTTCCGGTGGCCGAGGACTCGGCGCTCATGCCCTCCCTGCTGACGTTGTCTGACGTCTTCTGCACCGGTCACCACGGCGTGGTGACGGCCGGGGTGGGGCCGGGATCCTCGGTGACGGTCATCGGCGATGGCGCGGTGGGATTGTGCGCCGTTTTGGCCGCCAAGCGGCTGGGTGCCGAGCAGATCATCCTGAACGGGCGGCACACCGTCCGCACTGACCTCGGGCGCGAATTCGGCGCGACCGACGTCGTCGCCGAACGTGGTGATGAAGCCGTCCAGAAGATCCGTGAACTCACCGGCGGCGACGGCACCCACGCGGTGATCGAATGTGTCGGCACCGAGCCGTCGCTGGCCACCGCCCTCGACGCGGTCCGCGCGGGTGGCCGCGTCAGCCGGCTCGGGGTTTCTCAATACACCGAGGTACCAATGGGTTTCGGCACCTTCTTCCGCAACGTCACCCTCACCGGTGGCGTCGCACCGGCCCGCGCCTACATCGAGGAACTGATGCCCGATGTTCTCGACGGCACCATCGAGCCCGGGCGGGTCTTCGACCGCACCATCGGCCTCGACGACACCCCTGACGGCTACCGCGCGATGGCCGATCGGGAGGCCCTCAAGGTGTTGATCGAGCCATGA
- a CDS encoding enoyl-CoA hydratase has product MTLLLHDRDDRGVVTLTLNRPQAFNTLSEAMLTALGEAIDALAEDRTVRAVVLGASGKAFCAGHDLKEMRAEPSLGYYEQLFEQCTAVMLSIQRLPVPVIARVQGLATAAGCQLVAMCDLAVAAEDARFAVSGVNVGLFCATPGVALSRNVPRKAAFEMLVTGEFISADQACALGLVNRVAQAEALDDEIEALVASIVAKPRVAVAMGKELFYRQIDVDIESAFVDAGTTMACNMMDPSALEGVQAFIDKRPPAWPGVSGAAAR; this is encoded by the coding sequence ATGACACTGCTGCTGCACGATCGCGACGACCGCGGCGTCGTCACCCTCACACTGAACCGCCCACAGGCCTTCAACACGTTGTCCGAGGCGATGCTGACCGCCTTGGGCGAGGCCATTGATGCGCTGGCCGAAGACAGGACGGTGCGGGCCGTGGTCCTCGGAGCATCCGGCAAGGCGTTCTGCGCGGGCCATGACCTCAAGGAGATGCGGGCCGAACCGTCACTGGGCTACTACGAGCAACTGTTCGAACAGTGCACAGCCGTGATGCTGTCGATCCAGCGACTTCCGGTGCCGGTGATTGCGCGGGTCCAGGGGCTTGCCACGGCAGCGGGTTGTCAGCTTGTCGCGATGTGCGACCTGGCGGTGGCGGCTGAGGACGCGCGTTTCGCGGTCAGCGGCGTCAACGTCGGGCTGTTCTGCGCAACGCCGGGAGTGGCGTTGTCGCGCAACGTGCCGCGCAAGGCCGCCTTCGAGATGCTCGTGACCGGCGAGTTCATCTCCGCTGACCAGGCTTGCGCGCTGGGGCTGGTGAACCGCGTGGCTCAGGCTGAAGCCCTGGACGACGAAATTGAGGCGCTGGTCGCGAGCATCGTGGCGAAGCCCCGTGTCGCCGTGGCGATGGGAAAAGAGTTGTTCTACCGGCAGATTGACGTCGACATCGAGTCCGCGTTTGTCGACGCGGGCACGACGATGGCCTGCAACATGATGGATCCCAGCGCCCTCGAGGGCGTCCAGGCCTTCATTGACAAGCGCCCGCCTGCTTGGCCGGGCGTCAGCGGCGCTGCAGCTCGATGA
- a CDS encoding nitroreductase family deazaflavin-dependent oxidoreductase, with protein sequence MADNWNDNIIAEFRANGGKVGGPFEGATLLLLHTTGAKSGKERINPVMAFDLDGKLAIVGSYAGADVDPAWLHNLRAHPDTHIEIGTDAYDVHAREMPLAERDAAYPRIVEKAPGFGEYQTKTDRVIPVIELQRR encoded by the coding sequence ATGGCAGACAACTGGAATGACAACATCATCGCCGAGTTCCGCGCCAACGGAGGCAAGGTCGGCGGCCCGTTCGAGGGTGCGACGCTGCTCCTGCTGCACACCACCGGGGCCAAGTCCGGCAAGGAGCGAATCAACCCGGTCATGGCGTTCGACCTCGACGGGAAACTCGCCATCGTCGGCTCCTATGCCGGCGCCGACGTCGACCCGGCATGGTTGCACAATCTGCGCGCACATCCCGATACCCACATCGAAATCGGCACCGACGCCTACGACGTACATGCTCGGGAGATGCCACTGGCCGAGCGGGACGCCGCCTACCCGCGCATCGTCGAGAAGGCACCGGGATTCGGGGAGTACCAGACCAAGACCGACCGCGTCATCCCGGTCATCGAGCTGCAGCGCCGCTGA
- a CDS encoding OsmC family protein yields MTSEESGRDTASPVGVVTVAESGAGTYTQQITAGRHQLIADEPLPVGSDAGPNPYDLVLAGLGACTSMTVRMYANRKGWPLEQVRVALRHSRIHAKDCADCETTKGMLDHIDREIELIGVLDDAQRERLMGIAERCPVHQTLTSSVHITTTEL; encoded by the coding sequence ATGACATCTGAGGAATCCGGGCGCGACACCGCATCGCCGGTCGGTGTGGTGACCGTCGCCGAATCAGGCGCGGGTACCTACACCCAGCAGATCACCGCCGGTCGCCACCAACTCATCGCTGACGAGCCCCTCCCGGTGGGCAGCGACGCCGGCCCGAATCCCTACGATCTGGTGTTGGCCGGCTTGGGCGCGTGCACGTCCATGACGGTGCGGATGTACGCCAACCGCAAAGGCTGGCCGCTTGAGCAAGTCCGAGTAGCGTTACGGCACTCCCGTATTCATGCCAAAGACTGTGCGGACTGCGAAACCACCAAGGGCATGCTGGACCACATCGACCGCGAGATCGAGTTGATCGGCGTCCTCGACGACGCTCAACGGGAACGGCTGATGGGCATCGCCGAGCGCTGCCCGGTACATCAGACCCTCACCTCGTCGGTGCACATCACCACGACTGAGCTATGA
- a CDS encoding DoxX family protein has protein sequence MTLQLGTIAAVIVAIAIAANGAMAVADLVGVRFVLANSAEVGVPRTWVPTLGLLKGAGAVGLLAGLLAFPPLGVAAAIGLIAFFVGALITHIRARVFYNIAFPAGFLVLAVLALGAFAAG, from the coding sequence ATGACCCTACAACTCGGCACGATCGCGGCCGTGATCGTCGCGATCGCCATCGCGGCCAATGGGGCGATGGCTGTCGCGGACCTCGTCGGGGTCCGCTTCGTCCTGGCCAACTCGGCAGAAGTCGGCGTCCCGCGGACCTGGGTACCGACGCTCGGGCTGCTCAAGGGCGCGGGCGCCGTCGGACTGCTCGCGGGCCTGTTGGCTTTCCCGCCGCTGGGCGTCGCCGCCGCGATCGGGCTGATCGCGTTCTTCGTCGGCGCCCTCATCACCCACATCCGCGCGCGGGTGTTCTACAACATCGCCTTTCCCGCCGGGTTCCTCGTGCTCGCGGTGCTGGCGCTGGGCGCCTTCGCGGCAGGCTGA
- a CDS encoding WhiB family transcriptional regulator, which translates to MPQPQQLPGPNADIWDWQMQGLCRGVDSSVFFHPDGERGRARAQREVRAKEMCRSCPVITQCRSHALAVGEPYGIWGGLSESERELLLKRGIRRSA; encoded by the coding sequence ATGCCGCAGCCGCAGCAACTTCCCGGACCCAATGCGGATATCTGGGATTGGCAAATGCAGGGGCTTTGCCGTGGAGTCGATTCGTCGGTGTTCTTCCATCCCGATGGCGAACGCGGGCGCGCCCGGGCGCAGCGTGAGGTGCGTGCCAAGGAGATGTGCCGCAGTTGCCCGGTGATCACCCAGTGCCGCTCGCACGCGCTCGCCGTCGGCGAGCCGTATGGCATCTGGGGCGGGTTGAGCGAGTCCGAGCGCGAGCTTTTGCTCAAGCGGGGCATCCGCCGCAGCGCCTGA
- a CDS encoding sigma-70 family RNA polymerase sigma factor, with protein sequence MTSSGDRLDVVVAEAVAGDRNALSEVLEIIRPIVVRYVRARVGATERSGLSADDVAQEVCLAAITALPRYKDQGRPFLAFVYGIAAHKVADAHRAAGRNRAEPTEVVPERFSLDAGPEQSALDTESSERMARLLSVLPEKQREILILRVVVGMSAEETAEAVGSTAGAVRVAQHRALARLKNEIMATGRDHA encoded by the coding sequence ATGACAAGTTCGGGAGACCGTCTCGACGTTGTCGTTGCTGAGGCAGTGGCAGGGGATCGGAACGCGCTCTCGGAAGTGCTGGAGATCATTCGGCCGATCGTCGTTCGGTATGTCAGGGCGAGGGTGGGGGCGACCGAGCGCAGTGGTCTATCAGCTGATGACGTTGCGCAGGAGGTGTGCTTGGCCGCCATTACGGCGCTGCCGCGCTACAAAGATCAGGGACGCCCGTTCCTGGCCTTTGTCTACGGCATCGCTGCGCACAAGGTTGCTGACGCGCATCGCGCGGCAGGCCGGAACCGTGCCGAGCCCACCGAGGTGGTGCCCGAGCGGTTTTCCCTTGACGCGGGGCCCGAGCAGTCCGCTCTCGACACCGAATCTTCTGAACGGATGGCCCGGCTGCTGTCCGTGCTGCCCGAGAAACAGCGCGAGATCCTGATCCTGCGTGTCGTGGTCGGGATGAGTGCCGAGGAGACCGCCGAGGCCGTCGGGAGCACTGCCGGCGCCGTGCGTGTCGCCCAGCACCGCGCACTGGCCCGGCTGAAGAACGAGATCATGGCGACGGGGCGGGACCATGCCTGA
- a CDS encoding anti-sigma-D factor RsdA — MPDFGRWTSNGGDPSLNEINRSEKFIEALSLEHQVYATDREEAELAVLLTGWRDDARRTPMSGIATPREAVKALDKATAQGRVRFPMALVGSMAAAVLCLGGFGAAVYGSGPGDALYGVRGLVFGSAPVTRDVGVELASSELKQVQQLIDDGQWDQAQQKLQTITTTVATIDDEQRKQQLVDQWQQLSVKVENRDPNATVPPDAPPVVLPEVTVTTTPYPSESTPGETPTSTPTTGPSTSPTEPSPGSETSTPSTSPSENPTSQPTTTQPSTPSSSTAAPTPSSSAEPTTSAPAPATAPSQPVTQSSATHTTSAPTTSAAPAAEAPPATTTVAPSVEPTSVPSAPPVRTTPAAPAETGSGESHGSPSGGHSGEGPAMPAIEVPLLPGLDGGQR, encoded by the coding sequence ATGCCTGACTTCGGCCGCTGGACCTCGAACGGTGGTGATCCGTCCCTCAACGAGATCAACCGGTCCGAGAAATTCATCGAGGCACTGTCCCTCGAGCATCAGGTCTACGCGACCGACCGGGAGGAAGCCGAACTGGCCGTCCTGCTGACGGGGTGGCGCGATGACGCACGCCGCACCCCGATGTCGGGTATCGCGACGCCGCGTGAGGCCGTCAAAGCGCTCGACAAGGCCACCGCGCAGGGGCGGGTGCGTTTCCCGATGGCACTGGTGGGGTCGATGGCCGCCGCCGTGCTGTGCCTCGGCGGGTTCGGGGCGGCCGTGTACGGCTCCGGTCCGGGCGATGCCCTGTACGGCGTGCGCGGACTGGTCTTCGGATCGGCGCCGGTGACGCGCGACGTGGGGGTCGAGCTGGCGTCGAGCGAGCTCAAACAGGTCCAACAGCTGATCGACGACGGGCAGTGGGATCAGGCCCAGCAGAAGTTGCAGACCATCACCACCACCGTTGCCACCATCGACGACGAGCAGCGCAAGCAGCAACTCGTCGACCAGTGGCAGCAGTTGTCGGTCAAGGTGGAGAACCGCGACCCGAACGCGACCGTGCCGCCCGATGCGCCACCGGTGGTGTTGCCGGAGGTGACGGTGACCACGACGCCGTACCCATCCGAGAGCACGCCCGGGGAGACCCCGACGTCCACACCGACGACTGGGCCTTCGACCTCGCCGACAGAGCCCAGCCCGGGTTCGGAGACGTCCACGCCATCTACGTCGCCGTCGGAGAACCCGACGTCCCAACCGACGACCACCCAGCCGTCGACCCCGTCGTCCTCGACCGCGGCACCGACGCCGTCGAGCAGTGCTGAGCCGACGACGAGCGCGCCCGCGCCGGCGACAGCTCCCTCGCAACCGGTCACACAGTCTTCGGCGACGCATACGACGTCGGCTCCGACCACCTCGGCGGCGCCGGCGGCCGAAGCACCTCCGGCGACCACGACGGTCGCGCCGTCCGTGGAGCCGACATCTGTGCCGTCAGCACCGCCGGTGCGCACGACGCCGGCCGCGCCCGCAGAGACTGGGAGTGGCGAAAGTCACGGAAGCCCGTCGGGCGGGCACAGCGGAGAGGGGCCGGCCATGCCGGCTATCGAGGTGCCCCTGTTGCCGGGGCTAGACGGCGGTCAGCGGTAG
- a CDS encoding DUF5319 domain-containing protein: MRDHLPPGLPPDPFADDPCDPSAALDAIEPGQPLDPQERTAVEADLADLAVYEALLAHKGIRGLVVCCDECQQDHYHDWDMLRANLLQLLVDGTVRPHEPAYDPEPDAYVTWDYCRGYADASLNEATSETDGYR; encoded by the coding sequence GTGCGTGACCACCTCCCCCCTGGTTTGCCGCCCGATCCGTTTGCCGACGATCCTTGCGATCCGTCTGCTGCGCTGGACGCGATCGAGCCGGGCCAGCCTCTGGACCCCCAGGAACGGACGGCTGTCGAGGCTGATCTAGCCGATCTCGCGGTTTACGAAGCACTGTTGGCGCACAAGGGAATTCGTGGCCTCGTCGTGTGCTGTGACGAATGCCAGCAGGACCACTACCACGACTGGGACATGCTGCGGGCCAACCTGCTGCAACTACTTGTCGACGGCACCGTGCGCCCACACGAGCCAGCCTACGATCCCGAACCCGACGCCTACGTGACGTGGGACTATTGCCGCGGCTACGCCGATGCATCCCTCAACGAGGCGACATCGGAAACCGACGGCTACCGCTGA
- the guaB gene encoding IMP dehydrogenase produces MSIAESSVPIAVPVPTGGDDPTKVAMLGLTFDDVLLLPAASDVVPATADTSSQLTRNIRLRVPMVSSAMDTVTESRMAIAMARAGGMGVLHRNLPAAEQAAQVETVKRSEAGMVTDPVTCSPTDTLAEVDAKCARFRISGLPVVDSSGALVGIITNRDMRFEVDENKPVAEVMTKVPLITAQEGVSAEAALGLLRRHKIEKLPIVDGHGKLTGLITVKDFVKTEQFPLSTKDSDGRLLVGAAVGVGEDAWARAMTLVDAGVDVLVVDTAHAHNRGVLDMVARVKQTVGDRVEVVGGNVATRAAAVALVQAGADAVKVGVGPGSICTTRVVAGVGAPQITAILEAVAACRPYGVPVIADGGLQYSGDIAKALAAGASTAMLGSLLAGTAESPGDLIFVNGKQFKSYRGMGSLGAMQGRGGGKSYSKDRYFQDDVLSEDKLVPEGIEGRVPFRGPLGSVIHQLTGGLRAAMGYTGSASIEQLQQAQFVQITAAGLKESHPHDITMTVEAPNYYTR; encoded by the coding sequence ATGTCGATCGCTGAAAGCAGCGTTCCCATCGCCGTACCGGTCCCCACCGGCGGCGACGATCCCACCAAGGTCGCAATGCTCGGCCTCACCTTTGATGATGTGCTGCTGCTGCCGGCTGCCTCTGATGTGGTCCCGGCCACCGCTGACACCTCGAGCCAGCTGACCCGGAACATCCGTCTGCGGGTGCCGATGGTGAGCTCCGCGATGGACACCGTCACCGAATCGCGGATGGCCATCGCGATGGCCCGCGCCGGCGGCATGGGTGTGCTGCACCGCAACCTTCCCGCCGCCGAACAGGCCGCCCAGGTGGAGACGGTGAAGCGGTCCGAGGCCGGCATGGTCACCGACCCGGTCACCTGCTCGCCGACAGACACCCTGGCCGAGGTCGACGCGAAGTGCGCCCGCTTCCGGATCTCCGGTCTACCGGTTGTGGACAGCTCGGGCGCGCTTGTCGGAATCATCACCAACCGCGACATGCGCTTCGAGGTCGACGAGAACAAGCCAGTCGCCGAGGTGATGACCAAGGTGCCGCTGATCACCGCGCAGGAAGGCGTGTCCGCCGAGGCTGCGCTGGGTCTGCTGCGCCGCCACAAGATCGAGAAGCTGCCGATCGTCGACGGCCACGGCAAGCTGACCGGCCTGATCACGGTCAAGGATTTCGTCAAGACCGAACAGTTCCCGCTGTCGACCAAGGACAGCGACGGCCGGCTGCTGGTCGGCGCCGCGGTCGGCGTCGGGGAGGACGCCTGGGCGCGGGCCATGACGCTGGTCGACGCCGGTGTCGACGTGCTGGTCGTCGACACCGCCCACGCCCACAACCGGGGCGTGCTCGACATGGTGGCGCGGGTGAAGCAGACCGTGGGCGACCGCGTCGAGGTCGTCGGCGGCAACGTCGCGACCCGTGCCGCGGCGGTTGCGCTGGTGCAGGCCGGCGCCGACGCGGTCAAGGTCGGTGTGGGCCCCGGCTCGATCTGCACCACCCGTGTGGTCGCCGGTGTCGGCGCCCCACAGATCACCGCCATCCTGGAGGCGGTGGCAGCCTGTCGCCCCTACGGCGTCCCGGTGATCGCCGACGGCGGCCTGCAGTACTCGGGGGACATCGCCAAGGCGCTGGCGGCCGGCGCATCGACGGCCATGCTGGGCTCGCTGCTGGCCGGCACCGCCGAATCACCCGGTGACCTGATCTTCGTCAACGGCAAGCAGTTCAAGAGTTACCGCGGCATGGGCTCGCTGGGTGCCATGCAGGGACGCGGCGGTGGCAAGTCCTACTCCAAGGACCGCTACTTCCAGGACGATGTGCTCTCCGAGGACAAGCTGGTGCCTGAGGGCATCGAGGGCCGGGTGCCGTTCCGCGGTCCGCTGGGATCGGTGATCCATCAGTTGACGGGCGGGTTGCGGGCGGCCATGGGTTACACCGGCTCGGCGAGCATCGAGCAGTTGCAGCAGGCGCAGTTCGTCCAGATCACGGCGGCCGGGTTGAAGGAAAGCCACCCCCACGACATCACCATGACTGTCGAGGCCCCCAACTACTACACCCGCTGA
- a CDS encoding GuaB3 family IMP dehydrogenase-related protein: MVEIGMGRTARRTYELDDVTIVPSRRTRSSKDVSTAWQLDAYRFEVPVIAHPTDSLVSVEFAIEMGRLGGLGVLNGEGLIGRHANVEEKIAQVLDVAASAPDDSAAIRMLQQLHAAPLDPDLLGAAVARIREAGVTTAVRVSPQNAQALTPTLVAAGIDLLVIQGTIISAERVASDGEPLNLKTFISELDVPVVAGGVLDHRTALHLMRTGAAGVIVGYGSTAGVTTSDEVLGISVPMATAIADAAAARREYLDETGGRYVHVLADGDIHSSGDLAKAIACGADAVVLGTPLAVAAEAQGAGWFWPTAAAHPSLPRGALLQVAVGERPGLEQVLTGPSDDPFGSLNLVGGLRRSMAKAGYCDLKEFQKVGLSVGS, encoded by the coding sequence ATGGTTGAAATCGGCATGGGCAGAACCGCCCGCCGCACCTATGAGCTCGACGACGTCACGATCGTGCCCTCGCGGCGCACCCGCTCGTCGAAGGACGTCTCGACGGCCTGGCAACTCGATGCCTACCGCTTCGAGGTCCCGGTCATCGCACACCCGACCGATTCCCTGGTGTCGGTGGAGTTCGCGATCGAGATGGGTCGGCTCGGCGGGCTCGGCGTGCTCAACGGCGAGGGGCTGATCGGCCGGCATGCCAATGTCGAGGAGAAGATCGCCCAGGTGCTGGATGTCGCTGCGTCGGCACCTGACGATTCGGCCGCGATCCGGATGCTGCAGCAGTTGCATGCCGCCCCGCTGGATCCCGACTTGCTCGGCGCGGCGGTGGCCCGTATCCGTGAGGCCGGGGTGACGACCGCGGTCCGCGTCAGCCCGCAGAACGCCCAGGCGCTGACCCCGACGCTGGTGGCCGCCGGGATCGACCTGCTGGTCATCCAGGGAACCATCATCTCCGCCGAGCGGGTCGCTTCCGATGGCGAGCCGCTCAATCTCAAGACGTTCATCTCCGAACTCGACGTACCGGTGGTGGCCGGCGGCGTGCTCGACCATCGCACCGCCCTGCACCTGATGCGCACCGGCGCTGCGGGCGTGATCGTCGGCTACGGCTCCACGGCCGGTGTCACCACGAGTGACGAGGTGCTCGGCATCAGCGTGCCGATGGCCACCGCGATCGCCGACGCGGCGGCTGCCCGTCGTGAGTACCTCGACGAGACCGGCGGCCGGTACGTGCACGTGCTGGCCGACGGTGATATCCACAGCTCCGGCGACCTGGCCAAGGCGATCGCCTGTGGTGCCGACGCCGTCGTGCTGGGCACGCCGCTGGCGGTGGCTGCCGAGGCCCAGGGCGCTGGCTGGTTCTGGCCGACCGCGGCTGCGCACCCGTCGTTGCCGCGCGGTGCCCTGCTGCAGGTGGCAGTCGGGGAGCGGCCGGGCCTGGAGCAGGTGCTGACCGGGCCGTCCGATGACCCGTTCGGCTCGTTGAACCTGGTCGGCGGCCTGCGCCGGTCGATGGCCAAGGCCGGGTACTGCGATCTCAAGGAATTCCAGAAGGTGGGCCTGAGCGTCGGCTCCTGA